The Palaemon carinicauda isolate YSFRI2023 chromosome 43, ASM3689809v2, whole genome shotgun sequence genomic sequence tgattgctggatttattattatttttctttaccagcgaggaagtgatttttgattttttgagtaagtacagttttgtttatctttgcttgtcgtgattgtgaatgataggaacaatttattatttatctttgattatagtgcgatagttcagttagctagaagtgttcgtaagtgtttttctttctttatttttggcaggccgtgattcctcctttggagagactggagttttgaaagtggattattgttgatgacctggcctgtatacgatttttttggactgttttattggattgctgaactgttgatgacctaggcctgtgaattgagattgctgataatgatgatgtttatgatgatgatgattatgattagaacgaccaccccaatcactgaggcagttatggcaaattgccacccagcggactgttgatctgagctgtgttagtgtgtactgtgccgtaaagacagttcggctttctgtgaacgagtgttggtctcgtaagattatatatatatacacatatctatttttggtgttggtggtgtgcggttaatgttaagttttgatagttttttttggtttatatgattgtttttttggttattatatatatagtattaagttttgattagttttaagtgtttattttgattgcggatagtttatgatttattttagttcaagaaatatagttttaaggatatgtttggtttcaatttcgtcctttttgtctaagagtctggttgtagattacgtaaggggaaagtttgttttgtggagaccattgtcagtaagtgtgattcagggtgtgggggttgtccttgcaacatcccgccacaatgaaaTTCCTACTTTGAAGAATGAGGTTCAATTTAGACTTGCCAGTTTCTTATGTGTTCATCCTAGGGAATGCGTATTAGATGATTGGCAAGATAATGTAAATGACAAGGattctaattttattataaaggttaataaacaGTCCAATAAGGTCTTAAATGCAATAGCCGGTCGAGCTCTAGATGAAAAGGTGAAGGAAGttctcaattatgaaaatatatcttatgagGAAGATTCGGAGTTAAATAACGAATGGGTTAAGAATACCTtgtctaatattagaataaatgatgaGGGTCGCCTAACCATGCCATTAATGTGGAACCAGAGAAAATCTCATTTGTTGGGGCAAAACATCAATATGAGTAAGGGAATACTAGCTTCTAATTTTAAGAAGTTGAAAAGAAACCATGAACACCTAAGTATGGTTGATGATGTTATTCAAGAACAAATAGAAATGGGCATAATTGAAAGAATTCCAAATGTGGAAAAATTCCTTGAAAAGCATCCTGAGGCTAGCTTCCTAGCTCACATGCCAATCTTTAGACCTGATAAGGAAACCACAAAGTGTCGAGTTGTGTTCATGTCAAACTTAGGTGAAAGTGTAGACGGTAGACCTCTGACAGTTACTCATAATCAAGCCATGCACCCTGGTCCTAATTTGAATCAGAAGTTGAGTACTGCATTTATGAATTTAGGGTTTGGCTCTAAGTTGCTCTGTTATGACATCAAAAAGGCCTTTAATCAGGTTGCCTTAACTGAGGAAGATCAAAGCAAGTTGCTATTTTTTTGGTATAGAAATGTGTCTAAACATGACTTTACATTGGTAGCATAtaagaatataagattaagttttggACTACGTTGTAGTCCAACAATACTGATGttgtcattatattatatattaattgttgATGATTGTGATCCTAATTTGACTGATGTTAAGAGGCTTTTGTATCAGTTGTTGTATATGGACAATGGAGCATATACTTGTAGTTCAGGGGAAAAGTTGAATGAAGTTTACAAAGTTTTGCCTTccatttttgagaaatataaatttcccttgcaacaGTTTGTTACAAATGATCCCTCATTACAAGAAGTTATTGACAGGGAAGGATCTGGTCAAACTCCTCATGAGGTAAAGCTGTTGGGTCTTCAATGGTCAAGGGATTCTGATCAGATTTATACATTGCCTGTAAGGTTAGATCCTAATGCTAATACGAAAAGGTGTGTGTTAAAAACTATTGCTTCCAATTTCGACATCTTTAATTTCAATGGCccaattttgaacagagccaggatTTTTTTGCACAATTTGCAAACTAATAAATTGGACTGGGATGAAATCCTTGATGGAGAACaacttaaggaatggaaatgtattgTAAATCAGGCAAATTCTTCGCCACCCAATAAATTTGATCGTTTTGTTGGTGAAAGGGATTCTGAGTACATATTAGAATGTTATGTTGATGCAAGTACTGAGATATAtggaattgttatttatattagagAGGTTGAGTCATGCAAGAGGAGTTTTCTTATAGCTAAGAATAAGTTTGTTAATTCATCACTGAAAGCGAAGTCTGTGCCCTCTCTAGAGCTTCAAGCACTGGTTTTGGGTTGTGAAGTGCTAAAGTCTGTTTATGATGAACTTACTGGGCAGTTTTGTTTATCTAAGATCAATATTACCGATTTGCAACTGTTTTCAGATAGCCTTGTCGTTCTTCATTGGCTGCATTCTAGTGCTGTCAAAttggataaagtaaataaaagaactgTATTTGTTAATAATAGGCTCGAACGAATACAGAGGATATGTGAGCAGATTCCAATTTTGTTTAACTATATTGCAGGTATCAACAATCCTGCAGATTTTATTACTCGTCCGGTTTCCAGGAAGGTCTTGTCCCGTACTAACTATTGTTGTGGTCCAAATTATGAGCAGTTTGAAGAAACAAAGGTTCAGGAAGAGGTATTAAGGTTCATATTACCTAGCGGGCCGGTTCAAGAATTTGGCGTTTCTGTTAACCAAGCAGCAGAAAACCTAGTAACAGATCATTTGGTTCCAGTGGATAGATTTTCTAACTTGACTAAACTAGTAAAAGTACATGCTAAAGTTTTAATGGTAGTGAATAAGTGGAAAACTGCCCTTTCTAGAAATAGTTTAGTTATTTCATCTTTGGAAATAAAGCCCCCAGATTTTAATTATTATGAACTGGCATTGCAAAAAATTATAAGCAAAGAGTAAAAGCTCAGATTTCCAGAAGTTGTAGAGTTTTTTCAAAGAAAGCGATGTCCTAAAAAGGATATCCCTGACCTAGTTTCTCAGCTGAATATCTACCCTGACAGGAATAATGTTTTGAGAGTACATGGGAAATTTGATAGACCTAACTCTCACAGGGTGTTCTTCCCAGTGTTACTACCTAAAAATAGTTTATTAACTTCATTGATTGTTAGGGATGCCCACATAAAGCTAGGACATGTAGGATATTATGAGGTATTAAATTTATTGAGAAAACATTATTACATACCACACATATTTTCAGTTGTAAAGAAGTCTGTTAGCTCTTGCATTACTTGTAAAAGATACAATCAAAGACCTGTACGACTGAACCAGTCTCCATACAGATTATTTAGATTGGAACCCTCTGATACTCCTTTTGGTTATCTATATTTGGATTATTGCGGGCCTTTTAATTGCAAACTGTCAGATGGTCGTAGGAAGGTTTGGATATTGTGTTTTTCTTGTATGTACACTAGAGCCATTAATTTGCAGGTATGTTATGATATTTCCGTATAAGAATATCTTTAAGGGCATTTATGATACATGTATTTGAGTTTGGATTACCCCAGTTAGTTATTAGTGATTTGGGGACTCAAATTGTAGCAGCTggaaataaaataactgattttctTAACGATCCGCAAACGGATGAGTATTTCAAGGAGAATGGCATTAATAAGATTAAGTTTGAGAGTTACTTTAAAGGGTGTAGTTCCCTTGGCTCTCTTGTTGAAACTTCAgtaaaaatgacaaaacaaatgataaataagaGCATCGGGACTAATATTCTTGAAttgagagattttgaatttttgatATGTCAAGTTAGAAGTTTGGTTAATAAGAGACCCATTGCATTTAAGGAATCTTTGAGAGATCAGGACCTTCATACACTAAGTCCCATAACCCCAGAGATGCTGCTTAGAGGCTATGAGATTGTGACTGTTAATTTGATCCCAGAATTACAACCCTTGCCTGAGTTGGATGAATATTCAGACCATACGTCCCCGTCTAATTTGGTGAAGGATAAATATACCAAAATTAGGAAAGTTAGGCATAGACTGTTTGACTTATATCAGAGTGAGTTTATGTCTACTTTGTTGAATCAGGCAATAGACACCAAAGACAGATATAAACCCTGCAAGCATGATAAAATAGGTGTTGGTGATATAGTGCTTATAAAAGATGCTAATGTTAAGCCTGTAAACTTTACAATGGGAATTGTTAAGCAGATAATCACCAATAATGAAGGAGAGACAACTGGTGCAGTTGTCCTGAAGGGTAGAACAGCAGAATTAACTAAAAGACATGTGAGTTGCCTGATacctttattgttatttgaaaattcTTCTGAAGATATAGACTTAGCAGGTGACCTTCCTAAGATTAGCATTGAATTATCAGTTAGACCCAAATGTACTAGGAAGGCTGCTTTGGAATCTATCAAAAAGACCAAAGACATTTTGTCTGACGATTGATTGAATCTTGCGGTCTttttgaatttgtaaatatttgtggttatttgtatatattggtaatgattatttttctttttgttgtctttatgaatgcattatattttttttaacaattttttctGGAAATTTTTAAACCTTGTCGGGggaatgttagaaaatatattatcacgattgtttcttatggttgaatgcgaggaaactgaagtttattcataagtttatgatcggtatttgaccaccttatttcatctgaattagtttcctcccattcccttggaattatgaaagaaatggatactgttgcttgttttgctattcacaggagaacaaccatactacggttgttttgggtaaattaaagttacgacgcaaggcaggcaaaaagtgaaggcagtgttggagtgaggcgttgagagagtaaacgtcaagacaccaacgctctcatactgggtggctttttgattttgtacgtcttcacgttgaaattatcaactggatatgctgtttcccttaattgcgtataaagggattgttctttttaacatggaagaataaagccatcggcgccgccccggacgaaagctactgttgccgactattattcgtgtactaaacgtcgagatcaaccaagaagcaccaaggatgatttataaggttggtcattaatgataccgatcatctcaatgtaattatgtactcttaacaagctaattgttttgtataatttacttctgtgtcttagcagttagccttaagaaattcttgagtttttaaacttagtttcttcaagtgggtggaatacaatgtttgtagccttcgagttaaactatgtttttttttttttattcagtattgtttagtgtgttgagacagctccctgttactacacacgttgttgcatagtttttcttcatattttggacTTGTGTGTAGTATCCACCTTATtgtttttggtacattgtctaatgaaggtaacttttttgtactctcaggaaatcttggtaaacagtgggttgggaacaactattaagaaagaccatattaattcaacgtgatagaaagaggaaataaaatttatattttggtatagcgaatttttcttatcccaaccaacttagttgtctacctgttggaataaaatatttacattcaaagtttttccaagaatatatatatatatatatatatatatatatatatatatatatatatatttatatatatatatatatatatatatatatatatatatatatatatatatatatatatatatttatatacatatatatatatatatatatatatatatatatatatatatatatatatatatatatatatatatatatattcatatacagtatatataaaatatatatttatatatatatatatatatatatatatatatatatctatatatatatatataaatatatatatatatatataaatatatatatatatatatatatatatatatatacatatatatatatatatatataaatatatatatatatatatatatatatatatatatatatgtatatatatatatatatatatatatatatatatatatatatatatatatatatatatatatatatatatatatatatatttatatatatatatatatatatatatatatatatatatatttatatatatatatatatatatatatatatatatatatatatatatatatatatatatatatatatatttatatacatatatatatatatatatatatattatatatatatatatatatatatatatatatatatattcatatacagtatatataaaatatatatttatatatatatatatatatatatatatatatataaatatatatatatctatatatatatatatatatatatataaatatatatatatatatatatatatatatatatatgtatatatatatatatatatatatatgtatatatatgtatatatatatatatatatatatatatgtatatatatgtatatatatatatatatatatatatatatatgtatatatatgtatatatatatgtatatatatataatatatatatatatatatatatatatatatatgtatatatatatatatatatatatatatatatatgtgtgtatatatatatatatatatatatatatatatatatatatatatatatatatatgtatatatatatatatatatatatatatatatatatatatatatatatatgtatatatatatatatatatatatgtatatatatatatatatatatatatatatatacatatatatgtatatatatatatatatatatatatatatatatatatatatatatatatatatatgtgtgtatatatatatatatacatatatatgtatatatatatatatatatatatatatatatatatatatacatatatatatatatatatatatatatatatatatatatatatatatatatatatatatatatatttatattgtatatatatatatatatatatttatatatatttatatatatatttatatatatatatgtatatatatatatatatatatatatatatatatatatatatatatatatataatatatatatgtatatatatatatatatatatatatatatatatatatatatatatatatgtatatatatatatatatatatatatatatatatatatttatatatatatatatatatatatatatatatatatatatatatatatatatatatatatatataaatatatatatatatataaatataaatataaatataaatataaatttaaatataaatataaatataaatatatatatatatatatatatatatatatatatatatatacagtatatatatatatatatatatatatatatattatatatatatgtatatatatatatatatatatatatataatacatatatttatatatattatatatatatatatatatatatatagatagatagatagatagatagatatatataaatatatatgtaaatacatatatatataaatatatatgtaaatacatatatatttatatataaatatatatgtaaatacatatatatatatatatatatatatatatatatatatatatatatatatatgtatatataaatatatatatatatatatatatatatatatatatatatatatatatatatgtatatatatatatatatatatatatatatatatatatatatatatatatatatatatttgtatatatatatatatatatatatatatatatatatatatatatatatatatatatatatatatatatatgtatatatgtatatatatatatatatatattatatatatatatatatatatatatatgtatatatgtatatatatatatatatatatatatatatatatatatatatatatatatatatatatatatatatatatatatatattgttatgaaccaccttaatggttcaacaggttctttaaaaaaaatactaaacgaattgggactggaatgaaccgatggactgcaacaaccaaaggggtgggaaaaacagaaaatactcaagtaccttaacctagtttattatataaaatttatacaaaaataacttatatacaataattacaatgagtacaggtattgggaagcacagagacaaaagatcgttaccacaaaataagttaaactttaaaattacaaatatattttacgtgaagttaaagtacatgataaacaattatcaaaattaatcgacaacaaaaaacacagtaaacagtagccatgaaaaattaataagagaatcttctcattattacactggttcctccaacatacaaacaatccctgatcctcgaggacgtccatcgaacactgcgggaactaccacgacagtgtcgatacaacagccactttgctgccaccgaagaacaacgcttccaaaccatctcgacctcgaggaccaggttgaggacaagtcaccacaaactaggagacactccaaagctgggtctgctgctctttctcgactgcatcccgagaaacggtccctccggcttcccaaacctgactaattcttgccactcacattgtgacacaagtaaacaaaaacacccacctaaacggagaaaagggcagttacaaaaaaaatgaaactaggttgtttgacagtcaaacaacctaacacctccatactcaaaaaaaaaaaaattcaaaaaattttttttttttcagatcacactctcacccacccccaaagatgtcacagaaccaccagcccaaacagaaccaatcctggcaaggtcgccaatgttatgaaccaccttaatggttcaacaggttctttaaaaaaaatactaaacgaattgggactggaatgaaccgatggactgcaacaaccaaaggggtgggaaaaacagaaaatactcaagtaccttaacctagtttattatataaaatttatacaaaaataacttatatacaataattacaatgagtacaggtattgggaagcacagagacaaaagatcgttaccacaaaataagttaaactttaaaattacaaatatattttacgtgaagttaaagtacatgataaacaattatcaaaattaatcgacaacaaaaaacacagtaaacagtagccatgaaaaattaataagagaatcttctcattattacactggttcctccaacatacaaacaatccctgatcctcgaggacgtccatcgaacactgcgggaactaccacgacagtgtcgatacaacagccactttgctgccaccgaagaacaacgcttccaaaccatctcgacctcgaggaccaggttgaggacaagtcaccaccaactaggagacactccaaagctgggtctgctgctctttctcgactgcatcccgagaaacggtccctccggcttcccaaacctgactaattcttgccactcacattgtgacacaagtaaacaaaaacacccacctaaacggagaaaagggcagttacaaaaaaaatgaaactaggttgtttgacagtcaaacaacctaacaatatatatataaatatatataaatatatatataaatatatatatatctttgaaggacctatatagcttcactagggctcgcagagcctgtcgtgaattcgtgttcgccaatgcgacggtgaaacacgaaccccggaggctgaatTCCTCCAATATCTAGGGTAAGTATttctttccttcctctctggtgaaagagattgtagacaaggctgccacggagaataggaaccttctccacaagtggggcatgtaaAGGAAGAGGGAATCCTCTCAGgtcgatggccctcagcctaagaggaaacctcaaaagccgaaaccccagcaacgtcaacagagatggcagtttccgggtaccgcttctccccaagtggccgcacagccacagcagacctttctgttggtcccccaaccagtggtgtcgcagtcaccggtcttcacccctgcatatgagcaacacgctactacctttcgtcccagaggtaggggctcaagcagaggttccggcagagattcgtctcgccgtccctccagaggcagaggaggaaggggagctagcggccgaggtggcaaaccctcgggacaccagaagcaatgaagtgcttctggtgggaggaagactccgccaattccaggatcgttggaccttcgatccctgggcacacagcatcgtcaagaagggactaggctggagctggactcaaccaccccagccttccagcaattcttccaacagtcaacccccctcctggaagaatatgtcctataactcttgaacaagaaggtgatcaggagggtaaagtcaaccaggttccaagggtgACTaatttgcgttcccaagaaggactccgacaaactcagagtcattctagaccttatcccctctcaacaagttcattgcgaacaacaagttcaagatgctgactctgcaacaaaaaaggacccttctgcctcaaggggcctacacggcctccatagacctggcggacgcctactggcacgttccaatgaatcattacgcttcctcctacctaggatttcgactccaaaggaaaagttacgccttcagggccatgcccttcgggctcatcgtggctccacggatcttcaccaagctggcagacgccatcgtccaacaactccgtcttcagggcgtccaagtgatggcctacctaaacgactggctagtctgggtgacatcgcccgaagattgtgtaagagcctgcaacaaagtcacccagttcctagagcacctgggattcaagataaacaccaagaaatctcgcctctctccagctcagaagttcaaatggttgggaatccattgggatcttcagtcacaccgcctttccattccacagaagaaaaggaaggaaatagcaggatctgtcagaagacttctgaaatccaaacggatctcaagacgacagcaggaacaagttctcggctctctacagtttgcctctgtgacaaacccagtgcttcgcgcacaagctaaaggatgccgcgggagtctggagacatttcgcatccatcgctcgaagagacctcaagagactgcttccaaacagacttcgctcacttttaaagccgtggtcggaagcaaaggccctgaaaaggtccattcctcttcaacacacacctccatcgatcaacatccacacggacgcttcactggagggttggggaggtcactcccaccaacgacaggttcaaggaacatgatctcccctattcaagacgtttcacatcaacatcttggaggccatggcagttcttctcaccctgaagaaactcttccccgcctccctcgatccacattcgtccgactctggacaactcggtggtagtcagatgtctcaatcgtcagggctcgagatcgccccagataaatcaggtacttcttccgatctttcgtttggcaaaaaagaagaaatggcacctatctgcagttcacctacaaggattctgcaacgtgacggcggacgctctatcactgacaagcccaatagagtcggaatggtctcttgacgcaaggtcattctccttcatctctcaaagCTGCAAAGATAAGTCTGCTGTCGTCTGTCAGTGGTGCCAATGTACAGGCGCCGTCATcctctgtttgtttacatttggtgggaaactcttcttcttcttctttttcttagaaTTGTGGTTGTGTCTCAATGTTTCTATCTtgaaggggatctctctctctctctctctctctctctctctctctctctctctcactgcagatGGGATGTGCTAGGCCTCAATAAATACGGGAAACTTTGTAAATAAAACACGAAAGTAATTGACTCTTTCTGACGCTCTGTCCCTcacgttattttattttatttacccttTCTTTTTCCTGTTATCCA encodes the following:
- the LOC137633878 gene encoding uncharacterized protein codes for the protein MNEEAFSVELSICEQYVDKVTEMLAILEDKPNVASDNSSRSLLKNPVIPLPTFNSSPDENINRFFQEFESVSEQQQFSNRDKFLLLEQQVHGGAEYLINSLELSSQSYEDAKNLLSCAFASTDLQKYNTVRMFSELKLKSSDDPFLYIGRVRSLIENVKLLKMNGDDFAQYFVWEGLNETFKQHLISITNNVRPSLEDIQEHFFEASDRYLQDSKAHSKTIVKEKCEKVSSTNLAISVDKRNIQRGCLLCCNSDYPLHKVSECEVYRTPEKKLERIVELGRCLKCCGQGHLANNYFFRFHKRCFKCNEWHFSYLCTKDPKVKKVSRVESETGAKSKVDKDGTVQIKNGSALIAGSVTSCMGDMALPTFTCKSKTETFRALLDSGCQGNFITSELATGLDCEVICDGISVEVNGFNASIKYKTKLVAVDLDIGDKNYKVQAICVPNIGIDILVLNLSKLAQAFKKKGYVIADNQLLNSGRISNVKFVLGTSSAHCLLTTAKLFGDINPLVYLDSPVGILFMGEATGRALDEKVKEVLNYENISYEEDSELNNEWVKNTLSNIRINDEGRLTMPLMWNQRKSHLLGQNINMSKGILASNFKKLKRNHEHLSMVDDVIQEQIEMGIIERIPNVEKFLEKHPEASFLAHMPIFRPDKETTKCRVVFMSNLGESVDGRPLTVTHNQAMHPGPNLNQKLSTAFMNLGFGSKLLCYDIKKAFNQVALTEEDQSKLLFFWYRNVSKHDFTLVAYKNIRLSFGLRCSPTILMLSLYYILIVDDCDPNLTDVKRLLYQLLYMDNGAYTCSSGEKLNEVYKVLPSIFEKYKFPLQQFVTNDPSLQEVIDREGSGQTPHEVKLLGLQWSRDSDQIYTLPVRLDPNANTKRCVLKTIASNFDIFNFNGPILNRARIFLHNLQTNKLDWDEILDGEQLKEWKCIVNQANSSPPNKFDRFVGERDSEYILECYVDASTEIYGIVIYIREVESCKRSFLIAKNKFVNSSLKAKSVPSLELQALVLGCEVLKSVYDELTGQFCLSKINITDLQLFSDSLVVLHWLHSSAVKLDKVNKRTVFVNNRLERIQRICEQIPILFNYIAGINNPADFITRPVSRKVLSRTNYCCGPNYEQFEETKVQEEVLRFILPSGPVQEFGVSVNQAAENLVTDHLVPVDRFSNLTKLVKVHAKVLMVVNKWKTALSRNSLVISSLEIKPPDFNYYELALQKIISKE
- the LOC137633879 gene encoding uncharacterized protein; amino-acid sequence: MIHVFEFGLPQLVISDLGTQIVAAGNKITDFLNDPQTDEYFKENGINKIKFESYFKGCSSLGSLVETSVKMTKQMINKSIGTNILELRDFEFLICQVRSLVNKRPIAFKESLRDQDLHTLSPITPEMLLRGYEIVTVNLIPELQPLPELDEYSDHTSPSNLVKDKYTKIRKVRHRLFDLYQSEFMSTLLNQAIDTKDRYKPCKHDKIGVGDIVLIKDANVKPVNFTMGIVKQIITNNEGETTGAVVLKGRTAELTKRHVSCLIPLLLFENSSEDIDLAGDLPKISIELSVRPKCTRKAALESIKKTKDILSDD